The nucleotide sequence ggaaatgtgttgagctagaagggagaatcaaaactcaaatcttgggagttggagggttaatttaaccctttaactcccagatcaaatttgtaattctttttactgtcaatcatacaattcttataatgttagttcagagaattcagtactggatcaactaattatccccaaactaatatttttctttattctcatcacttacctagttgatattgtattaatcttgtaaggagaaattctgtcttggtcacttgtgggagttgaaaggttaaTAAGGGAGTGGAAGCTCTCAGGAGGTTCCCTCTAAATTCAAAGAAGGTGTCCATAACTGGAATTGGCTTTTTAGTTGTTTGGTGTTTCGATGGCCTAAAATTATTAAGTCATGGCCAGAAGTGTAATTTTTGTTACTGGTGTAGATAATGAATCTATACtgaaatggaaaaaggaaagggaaaaggaCTCTTTGCTGACCACACctcttttctttgaaatgagCTGCGTGGCTGGCAGTAGTTTACAATTGGGGATTCAAGTGACACTGTTAGGCTAAACCCTTTAAGTCTCACcagtgacctagacagaatttccccttacacCATCAgtataatatcaagcaggcaattaatgagaataaagaaaaatatcaataaggggattattggttgatccagttccaaattctccaaattaacattgCATGAACTATaagacagacagtaaggagaattactaatgaaatcatgggagttaaagggttaatacccACACAATCAAGAAGAAAAAGTATGATTTCTTTAACTGTAAGGAAGCTATGAATGCTGTGATATGTAAATGCTCCCCTTGCTTTAATAACAGCGTGCCACATGACTAGGAAACTCAGGTTACCATATTATGGTTGTCAAAATTGTCCTTTGCTAAGCACAGAAACCAATTTGAAAACAGGTTGCAGCAGCTTGGAGTAGTAACTAAAGCTGTATACTTTTGGGAGCTTGTTTAGTGGAGTGGTGTTTGAAATTTAACCAGATTTATATGActacaaaataaacatcaaagtaCTAAACTGGATAAAGCACTAACAttcccctccctctccccctcatATTGGGATTCAGACTCAATATTTTATGCCATGAGCAATGGTTTGCTACAAGTGGAAAGAAGTAACAGctaaagattaaaatttttgaggtcttttcccttttcaatattttcttggtATGTTTTATAGAAAGAGGATATTTATCCTGGGTCCATCTCATCATATGTACCTGCCTGGCTGTGCAGTAACAAGTTTATCACAGTATGAAACTCCATTGTACAATCTTTCAATTGACACAGAGGGTAAGAgcagttttctttgaaatatcaCTTTTGagaaactgttttaattaaTCTACCAGCTTGATTAATTTATGTGTCTTTAGTTATAGTTAATTAGCACAATTTAAGCAAAATCCAAGGTTTCCATGGCAACAGAGTGAATTGAACAAATCAAGAGTGGTTAAAGCCTCTGCTATGACAAATGAtgttgtcgataagagtacagaccacaCAAAACCACCgttgatttgttttttaacaacaatattaattttaaagctGATTCTTTTAGTGCGTGACCATTGCATGAAACATTGATGCCTGTAGTGTGGTTTGTATATATTTTGATCAACAATGTCAAATTGGCCAATGTGATTAGGACATCActgccaattgtggtaaaaatcaatgttttaaatttctttttcagtaaaTAGAGAACTATTGGCAACAGGAGAGTTTGAGAAGCTTAGTCAAGCTGATGATGAAAGAGAACACAGTATCGAGCTTCATTTGCCTTATATTGCCAAAGTTATGGAGAGGTGTGAACATCAAGCAAATTATTACACTCTACTAATTGCATCTTTTGTTCAAAGTTCTAAGGCCTATTATCAGGGTGGTGATCCTTCATAGTGGCTGCAATgtgatttgttttaatttagCTTCGTGAATTTGATTTGACATCAACTCAACACCCAACAACTGATTGCATAAATACATAAAAGCCTCCATTTGGCACAAAAATATACTTGGATATTTGTCCACAGAAATAATCTGGTCTGAGAAGCTTGCTCTGAGAAAACTTTTCCCTTCTCAGAGCAAATCATGTTTGCAGACAAATACTCAGGCATATTTTGGTGCCAAATGGAGGCTACTGTGGTTATTATCCTCTAAACATTTTGCAGTGTGTAGacaaaatgtttacaaacagTGTACTATTTACTGCACAATGACATTTCCTTTTTAGTGTTCTTTGGTACAATTTTATAAACATAGAAATATATCATATTGGCTTGAAAACTGGATAATATTACTGGATACTTTCCAGTTTAGGTGGGAAGTTTTTGGTTGCATGACACATTTAGACCAATCACAtgcgagcaaaaatatttgatggaatGGATTATAAGTATGTATATTCACATTATCTGTTTGCTACAAGAGTGCATCTCAATTGGgtgtcataaaaccaaatgCAAAGTTATCACTGCcactagccaatcagagcaaagtaAAACATAACAATGTGCCAAAATAAATTCTcaataaaaccaagaaaattGCTCATAGCATGGAAAAATGTAAGTAGCCAAGTGGCAATCATTTTTAGATTTGAATCTGATTATTCCAGAAAGCAGGACAACTTTTCAAGATCAATCACATTgcaaaattaagtaaaaataaaggaataagaggttacttttgatggtgaattgaaaatttctttgatatATGGGGATTATGAGGAAAAtcactttttaaaatatcttcagAAGTTAAATGGTTTTAAGAATATTGTTCTTTTGCTGACAGTAAGAAGGACCAATTTAAGATTGTTCCAATTGTGGTTGGTTCATTATCAACAAGGAGTGAAGTCACATATGGCCGGCTTCTTAGCAAGTATCTGGTCAGAccagagaatttgtttatcatctCTTCAGACTTCTGTCACTGGGGTTAGTACACTGAATATGAATTTTTCATATGTTAATAAAAATCAGTGATTAAGAGTTGTCCATAAAGCATCACATACAATACTTTAATGTGTTGATAAGAATTCTTATGAAAAGCTAAGTGAATGATGattcaggaaaaagaaaacatacacAAATGTGCTGACTGAATCTAACttgaaatttaaccctttaactccaaagatctgattattaattctcccctctagctgctacacttATCCTTGTAAATAAGgcacaagaatttggttttagatcagGACAACAACTTTGACTTAGCAAGTTTAAGTATTCTTAGTACCTGTTTTGTGGATAACATATGGATGTTATATAGAGaggttacatgttgatcacttctggaagttaaagggtgaaggAAAAAAGTCTAGAATACTTCTGCAGCAAATTGTTGCTATCCTCACCATAAAGAAGATGTGTGCTTTCCATAAATTGATCATGAACTTGAGATCAAGAAAATCATCAAATTAGAATTTATAACATTTTGGAAGATTCTTTGTAGTTAAAGTGGCCGGTAATACTTAACATGAATTTCCCAGTCTGGCTGAGCAAGCTGTAACAAATTTGCACAATCTATGTGTGGTTTGGGGAATGACGGTAATAGTTACaatgatgacaataatgatTATAACCAAAACAATAGAAAGCTGGGATTATTACCTTCCCAAGTTAGCCTGAAGGAGTTAAACTGGTAAGAGTGATCTTTCAAGACAGTAATGGCAACTGACTGTAGGATACCCTTGGCCATGTACAGTGTACATGactttttaatgctttttttctttcaggatcTCGATTTAGTTACACAGTTTATGACAAAAGTTGTGGTCCCATTTATAAATCTATTGAAGCTCTAGATAGAAAGGTAATCTACAAATTAAATGTAAAGATCACAATTTTTTATATggaattatcattatcattaactAGATGCCTTGTCTACTGAGCTGCAGAAAGTTTGTTGACAAGCTAGGCTGCTCTGCATGATTTATATGTGACACATGTGGCAAATTACCacatttcctcaaataagtgcTTAggtgcttatttaaaattttgtctagaagggggggggggtagaagAAGGGCACTTTAGCACAGTGAAAGGGGCAGCATTTATTAAGAAACTTCTCAGCTGTACTGATCCCACTGAAGTTAAAACTTACAAGGTTTTAAATAAAGTAGCAGTAGAAGCAGGttttttccttgtatccctgttattaagaaagtgagggatAAAGGGGGGAGCATCTATTTGGCCTCTGGGGGTGGGTGCTTATCAGGCAAAGGGCCCTTGTTAGAGAGTGGGTGCTTAATCAAGGAAATATGGTAATcgctctttttttcttaaagtagGAGGGAAACAAAATGTTTGCCTGTCAATTCAATGAAAGCACGGaggttttattatttattctttcAGACATTAAGACAGCTAAGATTAATTGCTGTGCAACATTGTTGTATCCAAATTTTAGGGTATGGATGCCATAGAAAAGCTTGACCCTGCCTGTTTTGCAGAATATTTGAAGAATTCCAAAAACACAATATGTGGTAGACACCCCATAGGTGTCCTACTCAATGTAAGTATTACAATAAAACCTCAAGTATCCAGACCTTGATTTTCTAGATTTTTCTTGATTATCAGGACTTGTTTCTTTGGTCCCATATTATTTGTGAATTTTAATTAATCGCATTGGAGATCTGTGACAACTTTTTTCCATGCATGTGTAGCAAAACTACCATTGGAACTGAATTTGTTCCACTTCCAGAAGTGTTTTAGGAAGTGTTAACATACTTTAGGTGGAAAGACAAACCAATGTTGACACTATCCCATTCAGCTTTGCTATTTAACTCAGTCCCTAGGAGTCTGGATGATTGAGGTTTTGATTTTGCAAAGCATTTAGATTCAAGCTTTTTTAAATATCAGCCCCCAGAGCCTCTGGAGAACACTACATAGCTTGCACCTCCTTTACCCTTAGATATGCCCTTAACATCTTCCAAATCAACCCTTACTAATCCAGATTAAGAATCTCTGCTATTCAGTAAGTTAAGAAAACCTGACATAAAGCACCACAAAATGCTAAAATCCCTCTGAATTGTGAAACAGTTATAAAATATCTTAAAACCAGTGTTGATAGATAATAACTTGATCTTTGCCTCTTACTCATTACAGGCAGTAGAGGTCATGAAACAAATGAATGGCGTAACCCATCCATGGGCATTGGAATTCATTCACTACTCACAGTCTAATGCATGTTTTCGCATGGATGAGAGTTCTGTCAGCTACGCCGCTGGTGTGCTGCATCAAAAAGCACATTGACATTAGTGACAAGAGTACAGTGAAAATCTAGCTTCTTTGTAAaatattccttttatttttctccttaatCTAGAAAGCTTTCTCTTTTACAGTAGTTTCTTGCTCAGAACAGGCAATGATATCAGTGTTCAGGAGGAAGATGTTGTGACATTCTTTGGTACTCTATTAAGAGCCCTTTCTTTGCCGAGGCCTGGTCTTGAAATGTTTTAGCATCAAACTTTCCCAGCTCTTATTTCTATTGTTAAGAGCCCAGGAGTGGGTGAACAAACAAGTATCTTGTTCACGCCATTATGTATAATATCTGTTACAATAGTAACTCATGTCTGGAGCTTCATATTTAGCTTCCTGAGTAAAGTAGACTGAATCCAGTGCTATCAGGGTTTTACAGTGATTTTTTGTTGAGTGAGGCACCGCGGAAGTTTGGCAGACatgttttgatgttaaaatCTTGTTGTTCATATGAGTGACTAGCTTGGTTTCCAGTGGCAACCATGACTTTTTTTGGTGGTCTTCCAATTTTAAAGATTGATGACAAAGGACTTTTGAGATTCTGTTACCACTCAGAAGGAGAAAGGTTGCCTGTGACAACACCCTTATTTTATGGTCAAAACGTTTTCTATGCCTCAACTGATAATTGTAGTACCAACTGTTGGTGCCAAAATGTCACATATTCCAATTCCTGAACATGATCAAGACTGTGAAGAACTGCATTTGCTGCATTTCCCGTTTTCATATATAGTTCCTTAaataagcaaaattattttttcttggctTCCTTGTTTATATCTTACTGTGCTCTTCTGCTTGACCAAATGTTGTAAAAGGTTGTTGAAAAAGTTAATTGAAAGAATTGAAAGAGCTATagggaaaaaagttattttcttgaCCATTATCAAAGAAATTTTTGCACTACTGACTTCTTGTGAGTCTTAGTATTTTTGCAACTTTGCTATACTTgatttttggtcatttttggGTACCTAATATTTTCCTTGGTTTCCAGAATACTGCTCAGTTCTTTGTTGTCAAGACAGCATCCCATTGGATCTCACAACTGATTATAGTGTAGTGGTTAGAACTGGTTCCTAATGCGTGATCTTATTGATATGGCCaacatttttcaataaaacCAGCTCTGACAAAGGGATAACAttaaaaatgtcagctttagataatctttacagtggctaatttacattatcaaatcagttgacaaagccaaattatctcATAATAAGACTGGATTGAGGAGATGACTGACAcaggataataaataactttcaAGTCATTCTAGAAAGTACTCTGCTTTATGCAATTCACCTCAggtaaaagaaggaaatatgTGGTGCACAATAATGGCTGAAAATCAACCAAGATTTTGcttaaagagaatttgtttgggTATTTATGCACATGGAAATAAAGAGCTTCAGAGTTATATGATGTGTATCATGCATGACTGTGTGTACCCTTTCCAAAATAATCCCTTCGTCCAGTGGATGAAAGAAATTTATGGAGTTTTCGTTTCAATATTTGACAAACATGGTTCATTCTCAATGTGTGGCAGACCTTCACAGCACTTCCCAAAGTTTGGTAGGCTTTTTATACTCACATTTTTATTTGATCAGATATCTCTaattacaacaaaacaacattaaTCTTATGCTTGTTAGTAATTATATTTGGGAACTGCAACTTTCACTCAGCACACTCTCAAGGTGAATCCTAGCCAGAAAGGTCATTCCCGGAAAGATACACAAGGATTTAAAAGTTATTTCCAGGcaggaaaatttttcatgaacACACAAAATGAGAATTTCTAAGTTGAATTATCACATTCCATGAATGTCCTTTCATTAGGTTTGTAACTTAGTTATCAGATACACAATTGATAACTTCGGTCTCCcaaacaaaaaatcaattctgtcaatttctgtttctttagCTGTCATTTAGTTCAGACCAGTTCCTTGatgattatttacttttaaatctCCAAGGAATTCAATGGCAAAAGCATCACAGAATCTTAAAATAAGGATAAACTGATCAGACCTTAATTTTCTTGTACACTATGCCAAGCTGGAACTTTTGATAGAGACACAATGTTCCTGAGTTTCCGCATAACTTTGTTGACTATTTTACTGGCTAGTTTTACCATGAACGTACACAGTTTAaccaaaattgatttcaaaatgattacCTTTCATCACTGTTGCAAACATAACATCCAAATTGATAATACATATTCAATTTAGTGGAACTTAACTTGTGGTTTTGGTAACGTAAATGATTGTAAAACACATAACTAGCTACCAAGGATAAAATTCTACTTTAAGTATGTAGGAACTTTGCATAAGATAGCATGTTTCACAAAttacaaaatgatttgaatgaatttttcttttaatagtACCAAACTCCTTATAAAACTATGCATCCTACCCTTACAGAAACAATTCTTCAATACACAAAAAAATCTACCAAGACTCTTACCGCAGACTGTTAATGATCATGATGGATGCTCTGGGAATTCAAGATATTCATATAAATaaagttgaattatattttGCAAAAGTCTTCTTAAACAAGTGTGACCTGAATCAACACTCTATAAATTCaacaatactttattttttatttgtgatACAGCAAATTCTATTGTACACACCTAACCAGTGTTATCAATTAACATACAATGCTTTGGTACCAGTTTGCTCTTTAGTAAATCCAAAACTACATCGGagtttcaaaaaaaaacaaaacaaaaaaaaaacaaaaccaaaaggatTATTAAATTGAAGCAataatagaaagaaaaaaagacaatctGAAATTTTGCATCTAATATATGCTGCACCATAATGTCATGATGTAAGATTGCAGTGACCATCAACATTTTAATCATCGGGACTCCCACTTATAGACCCTTTCCCATGATGAAAAGTCTGCGTAATTTGAAAGCTGAAAAGATGTATAAAATGGGAGAGgttcttatcattatttttcagaaGTATTAAGTAACTCAAACCAAGTGGTTTGcatccaatgttttttttttgtttttgtgactaTTTACTAACAACATCCTCCACCACTGGACTTGACTGGTGTACTAGAATTGATTTTGACATTACTAGTTCCAGGTTGAGCCGGTGCTGGGCCCATTCGATTCTTTATTTCTGCAGCCATTGTCATAAAGGCTTGCTCAACATTTGTTGCATTCTTTGCACTTGTTTCCAAGAAAGGAATTGCAAGCGAGTCTGCATATTCCTGTAGAGTAAAAAGGAACAGACACAATTTACATCAACAACCCACTGTCTACATTCTCTCTTAGTGTATAGGAAAGcttgtttttctaaaaatttgtcaaaagcATTCAGACTTCCCTCCTCAAAGCTAAAGACATTGAAACTAACACAGTGACTACTGCTATGTTCACACGAGTCAACCTCTGCCTTCATCTCTTTATGATTACAACAGTTTTGACAAGACTCCTCTGATCCAAGAGACTTTTTTTAGCGAGGAAAACAAGCTGAAATATTGAAGGGTAACCAACAGTCATAGACTTTTGGAAACTTCAATACAAAATACAATGCTTATCCAGAATAATAAAGAATCTGCTATCTTAACAACTCTTCTCACCGCACTTTTAGTGTCACTGTTTAAGCAACAGTTTTAGTCCTGAAAACCAAGGAAGCAACAAATAGAGGTAGAACCAGAGTCTCTTATATTGACTATAACCTGATAGCCACTGGTCTGAACGTTATATTAAAACTTGAAAGAGCAATGCAGGAGGGGAGCATGCAAAGAAAGCAGCATTCTAAATTGACTTAAGGGGGAACTTCCTCTTCGCCTATAGTTAGACTCAGAATTTTACAATGATACCTTTGCAGTTGTGTAGTCCactactttctttgttgtgagATCACACTTGTTCCCAACGAgtagtttatttacattttcacaaGCATATCGGTCAATTTCTTGTAGCCACTGCTTGACATTGTTAAAGGACTCCTGCAATACGACAagacaaaatatcaaaaattcatACAGAAAGCAAACAGATAAATCAATCACAATAAACAATAGCCTTGAGTAGTAATGAGAACACTAATCTTTAAAGACTACACTACTCTTTAAAGACTCTTTAAAGGTCTTCATGCCATATAGATCTTTTGACCTCATCAAAGTTTAACGGTTTTCATGGGTAGGTAAACATGTCAGAAATGACAAAGCATGTATCAAGACTCTTGTGTCGAATAATTATGAAAAACTTTCTGCCCACACAAATTTATCAACTGCAAGCTTCTGTTGCCTAACAAAGGTGACTCTCTCGAAAGCAATACACCTTATTGTTCtagtttttttcagttttattttgatctttccacacatttttcatatttcctCTCATAATCAACATTTCAGACCAGTGTGGATTTGAATGCTCTTCTAAACACCTGATAGTCCAGAGAtagtttgcttttatttattaattgagttgataatgtaaattggccacaataaacaaaaatcctatagctgatgtttcaagcagaCAAAGGGCTGATGCTGATGCTTGGTGCAAGGTTGTTCTCAAATGTTGGTCTGTAAAAACTTTAAGTAACAACTGAAGCTTCAAATCATTGATGCGTCTTAGTTACAGGTTTTCAAAAGTCATTTGACATTTGAGTTGGATGTTACCATAGTTATTTGCATCAATTCTGCCCATCCAAGAAGATGATGCCCCAAAAAAACTAACCAATTCCCATCTAGAAATCAAATGGTTGGTCTTTTTCAGTAACTGAAATTATTGCACAAGTATTGGTGTTCCTTCTAACAGATGTGTAAGTTGATTCAAaccaaaaaatgtttgcaaacaAAGTGGTCTGACAATAAAAGGAATTAGATTAAAAGCTGCAGACAAAGCTAATTATAAAATTCATTGAGAACCACAAACCACTGGAAAgctatttacattttcaaaataacttttccttgattttaaACAGCTGATGGCTAAAAGCTTTATTGTGTTTTACTACCGAAAGGACTTGGTAAACTGAGTAGGCAAATGTCCCTTTTCTAAATCTAAATACCATGCTATACTGCAGTTCACAGGGATATTGCAGAAACTTGGCATTTTGATAAAATGACTCAGCAAGTGTAAACGCCAACGACATTTTGCCGTAACTTTTCATGAATGTGTACATATTTGCGGCTGCAAATCCCGTACAAACCAAAGTTCAATACCTCTGAACAATGTGTTAGATCTTACAGACAAGAAACAATAAGTCAAGTGTACATTGTTCAACTTTAGAAAGTCATTAAGAGCAATACATTTGTCAACCTACCTGGTCTGTAACATCATAAACGACTATAATCCCGTGAGCTCCGCGGTAGTAGCTAGATGTGATGGTTCGGAATCTCTCTTGGCCTGCCGTATCCCACTACAGAAACAAATTCAATCATATTCAATTTAGCTGTATGAAAATATCGCCATTAACTCTTGATCAAAGTACACTGCGTTTTGAACGACGTAATGGCCACACTTTCGTGATTCTCTAGCCAATCGATGTGTTCAAAATTCgtatttatttcaaagttaataAATCTAATGCAGAGCAAGTAAAATTTGGTGTGTACTTACAATTTGCAGCTTTATTGTCTTGCCGTCCAATTCTATGGTTCGTATTTTCTAAATgtggacaaaaataaaacaatgaaagcaaAATGAATCATTACGTATCCATCTTAAGCCATCCGCGGTGGCTAGCTGTAGTTAATCGATAAAATAACAGCTAAACATGGGCTCATAAAACTTACGAAGTCGACCCCAATTGTACTGATGTAGCTTTCCGTGTAAGTGTCATCCTGTTGAGGTGGGTTAAATAAGAGAGGTTAACATCGATTCGGCTAAAAAGCAGCACCGGTGGCCGGCGAGATACTGATGACGATCGAAATCCAACATATTAGGCAATACGTCTAGTaaaaagaacatgaaaatgCGAATACCAACCGCGAACCGGAGTAACAAGCATGATTTTCCGACACCAGAGTCTCCGATAAGTAGAAGCTTGAACAAGTAATCACTGTGGACAAAACAGAGCAGAAATACGTTCCGtaagagaaaaattccaaatgaCACGTAGAATCATCCGTGGTTAAACTCGAAACCCTGCCAGAGGGAAACTGCGAAGATAGCACAATCTACACCTACTATTCGGGATTCATTGTGGACATGTTAGGCTGTCTCGCTCCCAGTTGATTTGGTCGTTGATTTAGCTTCGTGTCAAGCTAAACTTTAAATGAAATGATGTTCAAATACCGGC is from Pocillopora verrucosa isolate sample1 chromosome 7, ASM3666991v2, whole genome shotgun sequence and encodes:
- the LOC131782688 gene encoding protein MEMO1-like, with the protein product MSMRRASHAGTWYSDNARTLNQKLEEWLSKAHPSCRPAKAIIAPHAGYQYCGSCGAHAYRQIDPSKIKRIFILGPSHHMYLPGCAVTSLSQYETPLYNLSIDTEVNRELLATGEFEKLSQADDEREHSIELHLPYIAKVMESKKDQFKIVPIVVGSLSTRSEVTYGRLLSKYLVRPENLFIISSDFCHWGSRFSYTVYDKSCGPIYKSIEALDRKGMDAIEKLDPACFAEYLKNSKNTICGRHPIGVLLNAVEVMKQMNGVTHPWALEFIHYSQSNACFRMDESSVSYAAGVLHQKAH
- the LOC131782691 gene encoding ras-related protein ORAB-1 gives rise to the protein MSTMNPEYDYLFKLLLIGDSGVGKSCLLLRFADDTYTESYISTIGVDFKIRTIELDGKTIKLQIWDTAGQERFRTITSSYYRGAHGIIVVYDVTDQESFNNVKQWLQEIDRYACENVNKLLVGNKCDLTTKKVVDYTTAKEYADSLAIPFLETSAKNATNVEQAFMTMAAEIKNRMGPAPAQPGTSNVKINSSTPVKSSGGGCC